Proteins found in one Phalacrocorax carbo chromosome 14, bPhaCar2.1, whole genome shotgun sequence genomic segment:
- the MATN4 gene encoding matrilin-4 has translation MWSRRAMMKLLPVAPLLLLLTTLEARPKPGALKCRTGPLDIVFVIDSSRSVRPFEFETMRQFMMDIIGSLDVGPNATRVGVIQYSSQVQNIFSLKTFFTRADMEKAINSIVPLAQGTMTGLAIQYAMNVAFTTQEGARPLHKKIPRIAIIVTDGRPQDRVTEVATQARNAGIEIYAVGIQRADMNSLRAMASPPLEEHVFLVESFELIQQFGKQFQDKLCGVDMCVEQEHGCQHSCVSTPDSFYCECNPGYRLNADGKTCSPIDACADGRHGCQHQCVSTRGSYSCRCRVGYYLNQDKRSCSMIDYCSFGNHSCQHECVSIPNGHYCRCRSGFTLQPDSRSCTATDLCNGVDHGCEFKCVSTKGSYRCVCPEGQQLQADGKACSKCGAGHVDLVMVIDGSKSVRPQNFELVKQFVNRIVDLLEVSPHGTQVGLVQYSSRVRTEFPLNKYHSADEIKKAVMEVEYMEKGTMTGLALKHMVEHSFSELEGARPLSHNVPRIGLVFTDGRSQDDISEWARKAKESGIIMFAVGVGKAVEEELRAIASEPVEQHFSYSADFTTMTHLVENFKLNICPEEGKGEMEIRSPCECEALVQFQTNTVAVLQSLTEKIAQMTARLEDLEKQLANKK, from the exons CTGAAGTGCAGGACGGGTCCCCTGGACATCGTGTTTGTGATTGACAGCTCCCGCAGCGTGCGCCCGTTCGAGTTTGAGACCATGCGGCAGTTCATGATGGACATCATCGGCAGCCTGGACGTGGGCCCCAACGCCACACGGGTGGGGGTGATCCAGTACTCCAGCCAGGTGCAGAACATCTTCTCCCTCAAGACCTTCTTCACGAGGGCAGACATGGAAAAGGCCATCAACAGCATCGTGCCGCTGGCCCAGGGCACCATGACAGGGTTGGCTATCCAGTACGCCATGAATGTGGCCTTCACCACGCAGGAGGGCGCACGTCCTCTGCACAAGAAGATCCCCCGCATTGCCATCATCGTGACAGATGGGCGACCCCAGGACCGTGTCACTGAGGTGGCCACCCAGGCCCGGAACGCTGGCATCGAGATCTACGCCGTGGGCATCCAGCGGGCAGACATGAACTCGCTGCGGGCCATGGCCTCGCCGCCGCTGGAGGAGCATGTCTTCCTGGTGGAGTCGTTCGAGCTCATCCAGCAGTTTGGGAAGCAGTTCCAGGACAAGCTCTGTG GGGTGGACATGTGCGTGGAGCAGGAGCAcggctgccagcacagctgcgTCAGCACCCCTGACTCCTTCTACTGCGAGTGCAACCCGGGCTACAGGCTCAACGCGGATGGAAAGACCTGTTCCC CCATCGATGCCTGTGCAGATGGGAGACATGGCTGTCAGCACCAGTGTGTCAGCACCCGTGGGTCATACTCATGCCGCTGCCGCGTGGGTTACTACCTCAACCAGGACAAGAGGAGCTGCTCTA TGATCGATTACTGCAGCTTCGGAAACCACAGCTGCCAGCATGAGTGTGTGAGCATCCCCAACGGGCACTACTGCCGCTGCCGCAGCGGGTTCACGCTGCAGCCCGACAGCAGGTCCTGCACGG CCACTGACCTCTGCAATGGGGTGGATCATGGCTGTGAGTTCAAGTGCGTGAGCACGAAGGGCTCCTACCGCTGTGTGTGCCCCGAGggccagcagctccaggctgaCGGCAAGGCGTGCAGCA AGTGCGGGGCCGGGCACGTTGACCTGGTGATGGTGATTGATGGTTCCAAGAGCGTCCGGCCCCAAAACTTTGAGCTGGTGAAGCAGTTTGTAAACCGCATCGTGGACCTGCTGGAGGTGTCTCCCCACGGCACGCAGGTGGGGCTGGTGCAGTACTCCAGCCGCGTCCGCACCGAGTTTCCCCTCAACAAGTACCACAGCGCAGATGAGATCAAGAAGGCAGTGATGGAGGTGGAGTACATGGAGAAAGGCACCATGACCGGCCTTGCCCTCAAGCACATGGTGGAGCACAGCTTCTCTGAGCTGGAAGGTGCTAGGCCTCTCTCCCATAACGTGCCCAGAATTGGGCTTGTGTTCACAGATGGGCGCTCCCAGGATGACATCTCCGAATGGGCCAGGAAAGCAAAGGAGTCAG GGATCATCATGTTCGCTGTGGGTGTCGGCAAGGCCGTGGAAGAGGAGCTGAGAGCAATTGCCTCCGAGCCAGTGGAGCAGCACTTCTCCTACTCAGCGGACTTCACCACCATGACCCACCTCGTGGAGAACTTCAAGCTGAACATATGCCCAG AGGAAGGCAAAGGGGAGATGGAGATCCGCAGCCCGTGCGAGTGTGAGGCGCTGGTGCAGTTCCAGACGAACACCGTGGCCGTCCTGCAGAGCCTGACTGAGAAAA TTGCTCAGATGACGGCCAGGCTCGAAGACTTGGAAAAGCAGCTGGCCAACAAGAAGTGA